From Rhododendron vialii isolate Sample 1 chromosome 10a, ASM3025357v1, the proteins below share one genomic window:
- the LOC131304077 gene encoding glycosyltransferase family 92 protein RCOM_0530710-like: protein MKDQRKRSALLVVALNRVLRRMVALVFFFVLAFCTLRLLLRGTFRPQLVSSWPTPLLKSINDDWRVAIVQETVLFPDQALIFLKYPRATPLFSKDDIGCVYFSPNSSQPHLNLQPDSIDGEDLDLQIVRCPLQPRGITASVGINYNGHLLAIGPTYRWDSLAYDALIDNDNTTIVFVKGLNLRPQRVTDPSRFKCVYGRDFNRSKLLLLAEVISIGQEIVRCKTPLSILSGSLQNVNSAIKVSVRGVGKPIMSSIARPDHRLDPNPSSRKKHQMCVCTMLRNQARFMREWVVYHARIGVQSWFIYDNNSDDDISSLIESLDDENFNITRHVWPWIKSQEAGFAHCALRARNSCEWIGFIDVDEFLHFPLGLTLHDVIGNSTSNVGELRVKCHSFGPSGLKRVPAVGVTQGYTCRMAAAERHKSIVRPEALNSTLINSVHHFHLTSGFEVVNVKRNVLVINHYKYQVWEVFKEKFYRRVATYVADWLEDENVGSKDRTPGLGIIPIEPPDWSTRFCEVVDIGLRDRVVEIFSDPKTQMLPWHSEV from the exons ATGAAGGATCAAAGAAAACGAAGCGCCCTACTTGTTGTAGCCTTGAACAGGGTACTCCGTCGCATGGTCgctcttgttttcttcttcgttttggCTTTCTGCACTCTACGTCTTTTATTAAGAG GAACTTTTCGTCCACAACTGGTCTCCTCATGGCCAACTCCATTGCTAAAATCCATCAATGACGACTGGAGAGTCGCCATTGTGCAAGAAACAGTCCTATTTCCAGACCAGGCTCTGATTTTCCTAAAATACCCTCGAGCAACCCCTTTATTCTCCAAAGATGACATCGGATGTGTTTACTTCTCCCCCAACTCATCCCAACCTCACCTAAATCTCCAACCGGATTCCATCGATGGTGAAGATCTCGACCTCCAGATCGTTCGTTGCCCGCTTCAGCCACGTGGCATCACCGCCTCCGTTGGTATAAATTACAATGGCCATCTCCTCGCAATTGGGCCCACTTACCGTTGGGATTCGTTAGCGTATGATGCCCTGATCGACAACGATAACACCACTATTGTTTTCGTTAAAGGGCTGAATCTACGGCCCCAAAGAGTCACGGACCCATCTCGATTCAAATGCGTGTACGGTAGGGATTTCAACAGGTCCAAGCTTTTGCTACTAGCAGAGGTCATATCGATCGGTCAAGAGATCGTACGGTGCAAGACCCCTCTGAGTATATTGAGTGGCTCACTGCAAAATGTAAATTCCGCAATTAAGGTTTCGGTTAGAGGTGTCGGTAAACCCATAATGAGTTCGATAGCCCGACCCGATCATCGATTGGATCCTAACCCATCCTCCCGGAAGAAACACCAAATGTGTGTGTGCACAATGTTGCGAAATCAAGCCCGGTTCATGCGGGAATGGGTTGTGTACCATGCCCGTATTGGAGTTCAGAGTTGGTTCATTTACGACAACAATAGCGATGATGACATTAGTAGTTTAATTGAGTCGTTAGACGATGAGAATTTCAATATAACCCGACACGTGTGGCCTTGGATCAAGAGCCAAGAGGCCGGGTTCGCCCATTGTGCGTTACGGGCCAGGAATTCATGTGAGTGGATCGGGTTTATTGATGTTGATGAGTTCTTACATTTTCCTTTAGGCTTGACATTGCATGATGTTATCGGGAATTCGACTAGTAATGTGGGTGAGTTGCGGGTCAAGTGCCATAGTTTCGGCCCATCAGGCCTCAAACGGGTGCCCGCGGTAGGGGTAACGCAAGGGTACACGTGTAGGATGGCTGCCGCGGAGAGGCACAAGAGTATTGTGAGGCCAGAAGCACTGAATTCCACCCTAATCAATTCGGTGCACCATTTTCACTTGACCAGCGGTTTTGAGGTTGTGAATGTGAAGAGAAATGTGTTGGTGATTAATCACTACAAGTACCAAGTGTGGGAAGTGTTCAAGGAGAAGTTTTATAGGAGGGTAGCTACTTATGTGGCGGATTGGCTAGAAGATGAAAATGTAGGGTCTAAGGATCGAACCCCGGGTTTGGGGATCATACCAATCGAACCTCCAGATTGGTCTACACGGTTTTGTGAGGTAGTCGATATAGGTCTTAGGGATCGGGTGGTTGAGATTTTTAGTGATCCAAAAACTCAGATGTTGCCATGGCATTCTGAAGTGTAA
- the LOC131304219 gene encoding glycosyltransferase family 92 protein RCOM_0530710-like: MVLEMGMKNRRKREGQYVVALNRAFCCLLVLVFFFGFSFSTLRLLLRGNSRPRLISLGKTPALKVISGNSPAVSVRETVTFPDQTLIFLKYPQTTPLFTKDDINCVYLSPNSSQPQLNLQPFSIDGEYSDLQIVWCPIQPRGLTASIVIKSNGHLLPIGPTYSWDSLAYEALIDRDNTTIVFVKGLNLRGGRAADPSRFECVYGWDFTKSKLFLRSEVISIGQEVVRCKTPLSILSGPQSVNSSIKVSVRGIGRPLMSSVARPNRRLDPDPPVRKQHEICVCTMLRNQAQFLREWVVYHARIGIQRWFIYDNNSDDDISSLIESLNDENFNITRHLWPWIKTQEAGFSHCALRARDSCEWVGFIDVDEFLHFPSGLSLHDVIGNLTGSVAELRVSCHSFGPSGLKRVPAKGVTQGYTCRMAAPERHKSIVRPEAVNSTLINSVHHFHLASGFVFVNMERHVLVINHYKYPVWEVFKEKFYRRVATYVADWQEDENVGSKDRTPGLGTRPVEPLDWPTRFCEVVDTGLRDQVVEMFSNPKTRMLPGQKKENFRLIATG, encoded by the exons ATGGTTCTTGAGATGGGCATGAAGAATCGAAGAAAACGCGAAGGCCAATACGTTGTAGCCTTGAACAGAGCATTCTGTTGCCTTCTCGTTCTCGTCTTCTTCTTCGGTTTCTCTTTCTCCACTCTTCGCCTTCTATTAAGAG GAAATTCCCGTCCACGATTGATCTCATTAGGGAAAACTCCAGCACTGAAAGTCATCTCCGGCAACTCTCCGGCCGTCTCTGTCCGAGAAACGGTCACATTTCCAGACCAGACTCTGATTTTTCTAAAATACCCTCAAACAACCCCGTTATTCACCAAAGATGACATCAACTGTGTTTATTTATCCCCCAACTCATCTCAACCTCAGCTAAACCTCCAACCGTTTTCCATCGACGGTGAATATTCCGACCTCCAGATTGTATGGTGCCCGATTCAGCCACGTGGTCTTACAGCCTCCATTGTTATTAAATCCAACGGTCATCTCCTCCCAATTGGGCCCACTTACAGTTGGGATTCGTTAGCGTATGAGGCCCTAATCGACCGGGATAACACCACAATTGTTTTCGTGAAAGGGCTGAATCTACGGGGCGGAAGAGCTGCAGACCCATCTAGATTTGAGTGTGTGTACGGCTGGGATTTCACCAAATCAAAGCTTTTTCTACGATCGGAGGTTATTTCGATTGGTCAAGAGGTCGTACGGTGCAAAACTCCTTTGAGTATATTGAGTGGTCCACAGAGTGTGAATTCTTCCATTAAGGTTTCAGTTAGAGGTATTGGTAGGCCCTTAATGAGTTCAGTAGCCCGGCCCAATCGGCGATTGGATCCTGACCCACCCGTCCGGAAGCAACACGAGATTTGTGTCTGTACAATGTTGCGAAATCAAGCTCAGTTCCTGCGGGAATGGGTCGTGTACCATGCCCGGATCGGAATCCAGAGATGGTTCATTTATGACAACAATAGTGACGATGATATTAGCAGTTTGATTGAGTCACTAAATGATGAGAATTTCAATATAACCCGACATCTGTGGCCTTGGATCAAGACCCAAGAGGCCGGGTTCTCCCATTGTGCATTACGCGCTAGGGATTCTTGTGAGTGGGTCGGGTTTATTGACGTCGATGAGTTCCTACATTTTCCTTCAGGCTTGTCACTGCATGATGTTATTGGGAATTTGACTGGTAGTGTGGCTGAGTTGCGGGTCTCGTGCCATAGTTTCGGCCCATCAGGCCTCAAACGGGTGCCCGCAAAAGGAGTTACGCAAGGGTACACGTGTCGGATGGCTGCCCCGGAGAGACACAAGAGCATAGTGAGGCCGGAAGCAGTGAACTCAACCCTTATCAATTCGGTGCACCATTTTCACTTGGCCAGCGGTTTCGTGTTTGTGAATATGGAAAGACATGTACTGGTGATTAATCACTATAAGTACCCAGTGTGGGAAGTGTTCAAGGAGAAGTTTTACAGGAGGGTGGCTACTTATGTGGCAGATTGGCAAGAAGATGAAAATGTAGGGTCTAAGGATCGAACCCCGGGCCTTGGGACAAGACCGGTTGAACCTCTGGATTGGCCTACACGGTTTTGTGAGGTAGTCGATACGGGTCTTAGGGATCAGGTGGTTGAGATGTTTAGTAATCCAAAAACTCGGATGTTACCGGGGCAGAAGAAGGAAAACTTTCGGTTGATTGCAACAGGATAA